CCTGGCTTTCGATGTGTAGCCTTCTTTACCATTTTATAGTTTGATCTCTTTAATTGATATATTGACTTCCAAAGCTTATGCGATTACAATAAAACATTGTTTTTTTgtaattcttaaaaaaattgtctTTGTAATATGGGGTGTCACCTGCCAAAGTTCAATCCCTACTATTGCCTTTGATGTTTACCTTTGGAAGAAATGCAATTAGATGAAGATGCTAAGAGTTTGAACATTGAAACATAGAGTAAccttatgtgtgtgtgtgtgtgttactTTGAAGCCGAAGTGCGTAACTGATGCCTGACATGATTCCCTTTTTCACTAAAGCAGGAGTAGCATCATTCCTTCTGCTTTCTAACCTTGCAttgttcatttttttgtttcaatGTCAAGTCACTTTTGTGAATTGCAGTGTCCATATTTCTGATGATGGAGAGCAGCTAAAGTAAGTGTAATTGAGTAAACCCATTACAAAAATGGCGCTCTTGGTTTTTTGAAGCATGTCTCCACAGTTTTGACCCCAAAAAAAGCATGTCTCATCATTGGGATTCACATCTAACTTTGGTTATCATggaaagtgaaagagagaaagaaaccaAATGGTTGAATTTGAAAACTTTAGATTAGTAGTTTAGAACTGTTGTGGAGTGTGGAGTCTTCAGTTAGCTTTAGCTCAAAGAAACTTCAATCTGTTTCACATGTGCAGGTAAATATGAGCATTTCTATACTTCCTATGTCAGCAGAGTACAATTGGAGCCCCAGCGTTGTCGGTTTAATACAGTCTTCATTCTTTTGGGGATACCTTCTCACTCAGGTAATTGTGATTTCATTTTGATAAATTTAAGTATTTGTCAAACATTTAACAATCAGAACCTGTATTATTTTCTATTATTGGTTTAGTTGGCTTTGAATGAGTTTCATTTCATTGGTCATTGCACTTCAGGTTTAAATGTAATTACAAAACTTATGGTATATTTTATTCAAAGACCCTGCTAAAGAAGCAACTGGTTGTATTTGAGGTGAGTGATGGTTTTGAGGTGGGTTTATCTTCCTTTGTTTTATCTTTATCTTTATCTTTATCTACATAACAACTCCTTCTCACGCAAACTGGAATTTTCTTCGTTATGCAGATAGGAAAAGACATAATTCTGATATAAGGCAAGAGAGTATCACTTTGGGGATACAATTCTGCAATTCCAATAAACTAGCAAGCTGCAAAAATGCTCACACTAGGATTTAATGTTAGAGATGCTGAAGTCACTATACATACACTTCCATTAATGTacaaattttactttttttatggAAGAACAAGTTTAGTGGCTTGGGCTGTGCTCTGCAGATGTTATCTTTGGCAAACATGATTCCATATTAAGGTAATTATCAGCACATTGTTTGTTACTCCATTAAGCCTTTTCACTTTTAAGTATTTGATGCTTCTTGCTGTTAGTGTCTTTATTTTAAGAACATTAAGACTCTACCTAACATATTTCTAAGACATGCGAGATAAACCGTTTTAGTTCCATGTTCCTATTCATTTCCCTGGCTTTATaaatatatgaataaagttagTGCAGTATTTATTAAAGTTATGTTGTAGTGTTGACTATCATAAGTTTGGTGCTGAATGTAAATTGCAGAAGACCCTGAGCAAGGCATTTGACTGGTGTATAGAATAATGAAAATTGGCTGATTGTCCACGTGAAGCAATTTTATCCTATCGGCAAAGCTCTCCTTCATCCATGGAAACATGATGCAGAGACTACAACAATGATTCGGAAAGAATTTGTGTGAATAATAAGCGCTGAAGTTTacatttgtttgtttttaaattaCTAGGTAAAATGATGGTTGATAATATGTAACGAGTGTTAGAAATTAATACTTTCACACAGGGGTTAgtcatttttatataaaaatgctttcatgttaaaaatttacaataaaatatattttcatatGATTTAAGAGCAATATCCTCCGTATAACGTACGAGTAAACATGTGCTCACTTAATCCTTTTAGTTTTGAGGTTAATTCTATATGTACAAATACTCTATGAGTTTGAAACACTACAGTTGAATATTTTAATGTGTTTTTGAAATATCTAGCTGTCTTATAATAATTTTACTATAACTCTTcatatctcaattttttttgtaatcACACTACTAATTGATGTCAACTCCAATAGTCAATTCGTCGGCCATCAATTGATCCTACTTATGGAAAAATTGCAAGGTAATGAAACTGACCGTAAACATGAGATTGTAGAATGCATCATCCTCTTGCAAAATGGATTCTTAAGGTGGGCGATGGAACAGTTGACACCATCGAAGAGGATGAGACCACAATTGAGATTCCGTGGGATTTGTTGATCGGACAGGGTCCTGATCCTCTTCTTGAGTTGGTCAATTTTGCTTATCCGGACATAGTGCCGAACTTGGAAAACGTTTCTTACTTCCAGGAAAGGGCGATTCTTGCCCCTACACTCGAGAGCGTCGAGCATGTCAACAACTACATGCTGTCAAAGCTTCCCGGTGTCGAGCGCGAGTACTTGAGCTACGATACCCCGTGTTGGTCGGATGAGGATTCCGAGGTTCACGCGGAGTGGTTCACCTCTGAGTTTTTAAACGATGTTCAGTGCTCGGAAATTCCAAACCACAGACTGATATTGAAAGTTGGGGTTCCGATCATGCTTCTACGAAAAATAGACCAAGCAGCCGGTCTGTGTAATGGGACCCGGTTGAGGGTCACTCATCTTACTCAGTATATAATTGTTGCGACTGTTTTATCAGGAATCAGGCTGGGTAAAACTGAGTACATTCCGAGGATAACCTTAACACCTTCTGACTCTGGTCTTCCCTTCAAGTTCTCTCGAAGGCAGTTCCCGGTGACTTTATGCTTCGCGGTGACTATAAACAAGAGTCAGGGCCAGTCCCTTTCTCATGTCGGTTTGTACCTTCCGAGGCCTGTGTTTACTCATGGACAGCTGTATGTCGCTCTCTCAAGGGTGAAGTCAAGAAAAGGCTTGAAGGTGCTCATTGTGGATGAGCAAGGGGTGGTTTCGAGCTCCACGCGCAATGTTGTTTACaaagaagtttttgagaacgTGTGAGCGGAAATTAACGTGCATGATCGCGGTCACTGCAGAGTAACTCAGCTACTATTTATTAGACACCGTAATTTGATGTTTCGTTAACCAATCTTCTTATTAGTTAATCAGTCGTTTGCTTCGCATTTTAGATACTTGtatttcatctttgtttattagttattcaactgCACTAATTTCAAACAAGTgattcaatttaagacttttccCCACTATGCTCAGCGTATCagactcttcaatttcatcagttgtttaatatatataaaataaacaaCGTATTGACTGacgtataaaaaaaacttattgattgatgtatcagaTACGACAAATCCGTCCCCTTATATGTTTTGTAGAATTTAAGATTTCGTTAACCAAactttttattagttaatcaaTCGTTTACTTCTcatttcagactcttatatttcatctttatttattatatttaaaaaaatcaacgtATTTATTTACGTATAAAAGATGACatacatattccccgtgcattgcacgggtaaaaaaacactagtatatatatataataaaatgaaTACAGATCATGTAATACGCAAATCTGATGAGGtgtattttttgtttaatttctcGTATATTGGATTGAAATATGACATGGGCTAATTTAATGATATAAGGTCCaggaatttttcattttctgtggGCTTGTGTAAGGTGTTTATCTTCTAGCCCAGATGCATTCTAGTCCTGCCTTTGGGCTTTTCCAACTTTAATAAATTGTAGCCTTTGCCTTTGGGCTTTTCCATCTTAATAAATGATACTTTGACCCAAAATACAACAGCACCAGCCAGGAAAGATATCCCagacaaacaaaaaattaatcatCAAATAAAAAGTAGCATTAATTATTACCTTTTTGCTCTATATTTTTTGTTATTACTACTCACTGGGAATAATGTTCTGTGCCCCATCCAATTCCacctccatcttcttcaaatgtgaagaaaaatgtgagaaataagtaatatgatatgtgatgtgataggaaatacagatagagatagaaaaaaaaatgaatagatCGAAATGAGATGAAATGTAAAGTGAGGTGTGAATGTATCTTTACTCTTCCTAGTTGCCTCCAAGACCCAAGTAATTTACATGTCCTCCAATTTTAACTTCTTAATTAGGACAAAACTATTATAAGAGTTTGGCAAGTTTGGCCACAATGGATTTCTTCGCACTGACTTTGTgcaacaagttttttttttaaagaacttaATTTCATGGCTAATAAGTTTAAAATGATTTTGGTATTTCTACTATAGCTAAAATAGTACTTAAGTAAGaaattatttatgaaaattTCTCAAT
This is a stretch of genomic DNA from Lotus japonicus ecotype B-129 chromosome 1, LjGifu_v1.2. It encodes these proteins:
- the LOC130726804 gene encoding uncharacterized protein LOC130726804, which gives rise to MHHPLAKWILKVGDGTVDTIEEDETTIEIPWDLLIGQGPDPLLELVNFAYPDIVPNLENVSYFQERAILAPTLESVEHVNNYMLSKLPGVEREYLSYDTPCWSDEDSEVHAEWFTSEFLNDVQCSEIPNHRLILKVGVPIMLLRKIDQAAGLCNGTRLRVTHLTQYIIVATVLSGIRLGKTEYIPRITLTPSDSGLPFKFSRRQFPVTLCFAVTINKSQGQSLSHVGLYLPRPVFTHGQLYVALSRVKSRKGLKVLIVDEQGVVSSSTRNVVYKEVFENV